The genomic window TTTTGAAGCGCATGACGTAAGAGATTTCGCATGGACTTCTTCCAGAAAATTTGTTTGGGACGGAATGGGTGTTACCATTCCTGAAAACAACAATAAAGTAATGGCGATGAGCTTCTATCCGAAAGAAGCTTACGGATTGTACAGGAAATTCTCTACAAAAGCCGTTGCACACACCATTAAAACCTATTCTGAATTTACCGTTCCGTATCCGTACCCGGTTGCACAATCCGTTGAAGCATCCAACGGTATGGAATATCCTATGATCTGTTTCAATTACGGAAGAACGGAAAAAGACGGAACCTATTCTGAAGGGATTAAAAACGGAATGCTGGGAGTAATTATTCATGAAGTTGGTCACAACTTTTTTCCAATGATCATCAACTCAGACGAAAGACAATGGAGCTGGATGGATGAAGGATTGAATACCTTCACGGAATATCTTACCGAAGAAAAATGGGACAACAAATTCCCTTCCAAAAGAGGACCGGCCTGGACGATCGTTGATTATATGAAACTTCCGAAAGATCAGCTGGAACCTATCATGAGTAATTCTGAAAACATTATTCAGTTTGGACCGAATGCATATTCAAAACCGGCAACAGGATTGAATATCCTTCGTGAAACCATCATGGGAAGAGAACTTTTTGATAAAGCTTTTAAAACTTATGCAAAAAGATGGGCGTTCAAACATCCTGAACCTGCCGATTTCTTCCGCACCATGGAAGATGCAAGCGGTGAAGATCTGGATTGGTTCTGGAGAGGCTGGTTCTACGGAACAGATCCTGTTGATATCGCAATCGATAAAGTAACCATTGCTACTCCTGACCTGGAAACCGCTCCAAGACAGGTTTCAGAAAACAAGTATAAAGTTGACAAGCCTTTACAAAACGAGTTTGAAGATATTTCTAAAATCAGAAATAAGGAAGACAAAAACATTACTTTTTACGTAGAAAAAGATAAAGAAGCTCAGGATTTCTATTACAGATACGACAGAGGTCAGGAAAAGGTGGATGCCAATAAAGAATATTCAACAAAAACTGACGGAACCGAGCCTTTAACGCAGAAAGAAAAAAACCAGTTTAAAAATCTTACTGCTTATCAGATTGATTTTGTCAACAAAGGAGGTTTGGTAATGCCGATTATTCTTGAATTCACTTTTGAAGACGGAACAAAACTTACAGATAAATCTTCTGCACAGATCTGGAGACAAAACGAGCAAAAGGTTTCTAAAACCTATTATTTTGACAAAAAATTAAAGTCAATTCAGTTAGACCCGATGAGGGAAACTGCAGATATTGATACTTCGAACAATTTCTGGAGCCATGATAACGGAACTGCTGAAGTTTCCAAATTCCAGCTATTTAAACAAAAAGAAGGCGGAAATGTAAGAGGAGGCTCCAACGGAAGAGTAAACCCGATGCAAGCTGCCGGAAAGAAAAACTAATAATACTTTTATAGCATTAATGAAAAATCTATTCATATTTCTTTTTATCATTACATCTTGCTTGTTCTTTGGACAATCTGATGTATATTTTGGAAAGAAACCGCTTGTAGGAGCTGAAATCATTTTAGAAAACGGCAACATTAAAACAGGCTTTTTACAAGATTTTAAAATCTCAAGATACTTGAATTCTGATTTACAATCTATAACCAGCATTGAGAAAAGACTGGATTATGATACTAAAGAATTCAAATTCAAAGAAAATGTTAATTCCTCTATTCAGAAGATCAATATTGCAGATGTAAAGAGAATTGTAATTCTAAATACTGACGGTTCTGAAAGACTTGTTTATGACAAAATGAAACTAAAAACAATCAATTCAAAACATGAAGTGGTTGATTTAAACAAAACGGTTATCCTCCCTTTAGAACAGGAAGGGAAGCTTAACCTTTATGGAATTACTTTAATGTTATATAACACCATCTCCACTCAATTTGGAACTTCAATAAAAGGAGGCTATGGAACTACTTTGTTTATTCCTTATCTTAAACATGAAGACAGTGAATACGCTTATCTTCCGTTTGATATTAACCGTATGAATCTTTTTAATTTGGGAAAACTTGAAGGAAAATTTAAAATAGCCCTGCAAGAAGCAACGAAAGCTTGTCCGGAATTTCAAGCGAATATTGACGAAACAATGAAAGTCTTTGAACAACCGATGAAAAAGGAACTAAAGCAGATGTATTATGACAAGGAAGAAAAAAAGAAACAGATTCGAAAAGCTACAAAAGATAAAGCCGAAGAAGAGTTTTTACAAATGAAAGTCGATGCTGAATACGGAATGGCACCTTATTTAAAACTTGTAAATGCTTACAATCAAAAATGTACTAAATAATAAAGAACGTCCCGTGAATCGGGACGTTCTTCTTATAAAAAAGTTCATGGTTATTAGTCTTTTAAACAGAATGCCTGGTTGGTGTACACCGGCGATGCCATAGATGCACTGTCTACAATCGTTTTCTGTTCCATTACCAGGGTAATGTTTCCACAGTTTTTATCTAGAGCAGTGGTTACTTTAAAATCACCGTTTACCACATTTACGGTTCTTACCAGACTATTGGTTTCACCGACTCCGATTGCCTGTGGAACTCCTTCAAATTTCAGTTCGGTGAATTTTCCGCCGTTTACCGCTAAATTAAATTTATAGATAAAGTTATCCGTCGCCGAGAATTTTCCTAAAATGACATCTCCTTTTTTGAAATGTACACATTCTCCTTCATCATTAATCCTCATGGAAACGTATGGCAACGTATTATCCATTTGAATAACCTGAGAATCTGTAGAACCATCTTCATGCTCAATAATCACATTCAGTTTACTATTCGTTCCCGGGCTGAACAGGGCTAATTTACTTTTCGTGTTCAGTTGATAAGGCTGATAAGTATAATAATTGGCTGCATCCGGAGTAATGGTAGTTTGTACGATATTGAATGAAGAATCGTAGCCCGTCAATACCAAAGGTTCGTTCACATAAGATGAAGCTCCGGAATCCATATTCACCACTTTAATTCTGTACTTCATTCCTGCATAAGGTGCTGAAACTCCATAAATGCTGATTTTACCCATAAATCGGCTTCCTGCTATGACAGGATTTTGATTATCCTCGAATTTCGCATTATTTAAAGTTAAGCCCAAAGCAGTATCGATAAAGTCTGCAGAAACGCCACCAATTACTAAAATTTTAGGGGAACTTCCTACCCATTTTTTAGGAGCAAGCTGAATGTAAGATTCTTTAGTATTTCCCCAATATGGAGTATCGAGACCGGTTGGTTCTACATTCCAGGATAATACGGCTCTTACTTTCAAAACTCTTGGGGTACCGCAAGGAAGTTTGAATTTAGAAAAATCATACGGCAGAATAGCAGAATAAGAAAGCCCTGAATGCCCCGGAATATCATGCAGATTTACGATAGAAGTCCCTACTTTCACCCACTGACAATTGGTAGATTCATCTTTTATCCAAAAAGTCACATATTCTTTGCTTCCTGACGAACACAGGTTTCCACCGTATCCGTAATTCTTTTTAGCAGTAAATGTTGCGACCAAAGCTTCATTATGATAATCTAAAGCCACACATCCCAGCTCTTCATAAGACGTATTTCCTTTGGAAGCGATAAGGTTCGCCAATGCACCGGAAAAATCGAGTTTATTTTCTTCAAAAACCTGGGCTGCATTTATGGCTGCGGCTTTATCTTTTATATTAATTGCTTCCGCAAGAAAATTAAACCCTGATCTTTGAGGTTCTACATTGGCTTTTACTTTTTTGTAATCGACAATCAGCTCCGAAAATGCGACTTTATTGGCAGTCAGCTGTTTTTTGACATCAGCAAGCTGCTTTTCGGCAACTGGGTTGTTAAGAATGATATTATTAAGGGAAAGATTCGGGTTTAAAATGGATGTTTCAAGAATATGCCCCAAATTAGGAAGGATCACCTGTAATTTCAAAGGTTTTATCTGTATTTGTGCTTCTTTCACATTTCCCCAAACGTATCCCGGCTGTGTTAAATTAGGATCATTTGCCGGAGGAATCGAATTCCAGCTCAAAACAGCTTTTACTTTTGGTAATAATGGTTTTGAACAAAGTTGATGCGAAGTGTTCAGCTTCATTCTTACAGCAAATTCAATGGGTTTTTCCAAATTTTTATCACAGTCAAAAGTATCCGCAATATCATGAACGTTCACTCCTACATAACCCTGGTCTTTATAACCACCGCCAAAATCCACGTAAAATCTTACATATTCATGAGAACCTGCGCTACAAAGGTTGCCATTGTAGCCGGAAGATCTTTTTATTTTGATGATGGCAGTAAGCTCTTCTGAATTCGGATTGTACCCTATGCATCCTAATTCTTCATAAGACACATTAAAATTTTTCTCAAAGAATGCCAAAGGAGTGGCTAATTTCAGGTTTCCTTTAGCTGCTATATTGGCCATAAACAGGTGAGATTCGTTTCTGGCTACCAGCAATTGTTTTTCATTTAAATCAGGCATAATTTTTAGTTTTTTATATTTTCCCTACTTTTTTTTAGCATTTCAGGTTATGCTGCTCAACAATAATCCGTTATTGTTTAACAATGTAAAATTACATCACTATTATTATGTTGAGCATAGTTGATTCACCCTAATTTCATACGTGAAAAAACCATTTTTTTCTTCCGTATTTTTCTGCCAAAATTTCACATCGGAAAAAAAATTCTGCCATTTCAGCCATCTCAAACCAATGGCACACATTTAGAGAATTACAACACAGAAATAATTAAAATATAAATATATTATGTCAGTAAACTTTAAACCATTAGCAGACAGAGTTTTAGTAGAGCCTATCGCTGCAGAAACTAAGACCGCTTCAGGTATTATTATTCCGGACACAGCAAAAGAAAAACCACAGGAAGGTACTGTAGTAGCAGTAGGTCCAGGTAAAAAAGACGAGCCAACAACTGTGAAAGTAGGTGACAAAGTTCTTTACGGAAAATATTCAGGCTCAGAATTGAAACTGGAAGGAAAAGATTATTTAATTATAAAAGAGGGAGATCTTTTAGGAATTATTGGATAGGCAGTA from Chryseobacterium camelliae includes these protein-coding regions:
- a CDS encoding M1 family metallopeptidase gives rise to the protein MKFKVSALSVLFYIGAFAQNIQNNPGSNHGNRFEQLGTILPTPNVYRTASGAPGHAYWQNKADYDITAFLDEDKRNLKGSETITYYNNSPDDLDYIWLQLDENQQSSIKKADFPFSSTLPKATNDQQLKASELPVKDNGYGVNLEKVTDASGNPLKYTVNKTMMRIDLPKVLKKGEKLVFKIDWNYNIPNRMKMGGRGGYENFAEDGNDLYTMTQWYPRMCVYSDFHGWQNHQFTGRGEFALVFGNFKVSMNVPADHIVGGTGECKNYDQVLTAEQLARYNKSKTSAEPVEIVTLDEAKRAEKNHSKQRKTWNFEAHDVRDFAWTSSRKFVWDGMGVTIPENNNKVMAMSFYPKEAYGLYRKFSTKAVAHTIKTYSEFTVPYPYPVAQSVEASNGMEYPMICFNYGRTEKDGTYSEGIKNGMLGVIIHEVGHNFFPMIINSDERQWSWMDEGLNTFTEYLTEEKWDNKFPSKRGPAWTIVDYMKLPKDQLEPIMSNSENIIQFGPNAYSKPATGLNILRETIMGRELFDKAFKTYAKRWAFKHPEPADFFRTMEDASGEDLDWFWRGWFYGTDPVDIAIDKVTIATPDLETAPRQVSENKYKVDKPLQNEFEDISKIRNKEDKNITFYVEKDKEAQDFYYRYDRGQEKVDANKEYSTKTDGTEPLTQKEKNQFKNLTAYQIDFVNKGGLVMPIILEFTFEDGTKLTDKSSAQIWRQNEQKVSKTYYFDKKLKSIQLDPMRETADIDTSNNFWSHDNGTAEVSKFQLFKQKEGGNVRGGSNGRVNPMQAAGKKN
- a CDS encoding co-chaperone GroES, with protein sequence MSVNFKPLADRVLVEPIAAETKTASGIIIPDTAKEKPQEGTVVAVGPGKKDEPTTVKVGDKVLYGKYSGSELKLEGKDYLIIKEGDLLGIIG